A single genomic interval of Amycolatopsis albispora harbors:
- a CDS encoding cation diffusion facilitator family transporter has product MGHGHGHGQVPSAGASGRYVKALTAALLIGAVFMVLEFAVGFATSSLAMISDAAHMFTDVLGVGMALTAILLARRSGPTFSRTFGLYRAEVLAALANAVLLFGVAGYVVYEAVTRITDPPEVPGLPVMIVAAIGLGANVVSFLLLRGGAKESINVRGAYLEVMADMIGSFGVLLSGLITLTTGWRYADPIIGVAIGLFVLPRTWTLARRALRILFQHAPHGVDVGRISEELAALPGVTDVHDLHVWTLTSGMEVASAHLTVEPAAEHSDVLVGAQNLLAGNYGIEHATLQVEPSESARRCSELSW; this is encoded by the coding sequence ATGGGCCACGGGCACGGCCACGGCCAGGTCCCCTCAGCGGGCGCGTCCGGCAGGTACGTCAAGGCGCTGACCGCCGCGCTGCTGATCGGTGCCGTCTTCATGGTGCTGGAGTTCGCCGTCGGGTTCGCGACCTCGTCGCTGGCGATGATCTCCGACGCCGCCCACATGTTCACCGACGTGCTCGGCGTCGGCATGGCGCTCACCGCGATCCTGCTGGCCCGCCGCAGCGGTCCCACCTTCAGCCGGACCTTCGGCCTCTACCGCGCCGAGGTGCTCGCCGCGCTCGCCAACGCCGTGCTGCTCTTCGGCGTCGCCGGGTACGTGGTCTACGAGGCCGTCACGCGCATCACCGACCCGCCCGAGGTGCCCGGCCTGCCGGTGATGATCGTCGCGGCGATCGGGCTGGGGGCCAACGTGGTGTCCTTCCTGCTCCTGCGCGGCGGCGCCAAGGAGAGCATCAACGTCCGCGGTGCCTATCTCGAGGTCATGGCGGACATGATCGGCTCGTTCGGCGTGCTGCTCAGCGGGCTCATCACGCTGACCACCGGCTGGCGCTACGCCGACCCGATCATCGGTGTCGCCATCGGCCTGTTTGTGCTCCCCCGCACCTGGACGCTGGCCCGCCGCGCGCTGCGGATCCTGTTCCAGCACGCGCCCCACGGCGTGGACGTCGGCCGCATCAGCGAGGAACTGGCCGCCCTGCCCGGGGTCACCGACGTGCACGACCTGCACGTCTGGACGCTCACCTCCGGCATGGAGGTCGCCTCCGCCCACCTCACCGTCGAGCCCGCCGCCGAGCACTCCGACGTGCTGGTCGGGGCGCAGAACCTGCTCGCCGGCAACTACGGCATCGAGCACGCCACGCTGCAGGTCGAGCCGAGCGAGTCGGCCCGACGCTGCAGCGAGCTCTCCTGGTAG
- a CDS encoding ABC transporter permease, with the protein MSRFDKDWVRRNGVYVALVLLLLVNIVLTDNFLSAGTLRLQLIQVAPVLLVALGMALVIGTEGIDLSVGAVMAIAAALVPLYIGYGTVVALLISVAAGAVTGLLAGVLVAKVGVQPIIATLGIMVAGRGLANVFGGEIKSIRDQGMVELGSGDVLGIPYVVLIAAVVAGLAYFLVRRSTYGRQLVAIGGNKRAAELAGLPVKRVLITTYVLCGLLAALAGVLMAARSQASDPTKLGLLVELSAITAVVIGGTPLSGGQVRIAGTIAGALLMQLITATLIFHDIPDSTAQVVQAVIVVAAVYVQLGRKTARKKKVTT; encoded by the coding sequence ATGAGCCGGTTCGACAAGGACTGGGTGCGGCGCAACGGCGTCTACGTGGCGCTGGTGTTGCTGCTGCTGGTGAACATCGTGCTCACCGACAACTTCCTCAGCGCCGGCACGCTGCGGCTGCAGCTGATCCAGGTGGCACCGGTGCTGCTGGTGGCGCTGGGCATGGCGCTGGTGATCGGCACCGAGGGCATCGACCTGTCGGTCGGCGCGGTGATGGCGATCGCGGCGGCACTGGTCCCGCTCTACATCGGGTACGGCACGGTGGTCGCGCTGCTGATCTCGGTGGCGGCGGGCGCGGTGACCGGGTTGCTGGCCGGGGTGCTGGTGGCGAAGGTCGGCGTGCAGCCGATCATCGCCACGCTCGGCATCATGGTCGCCGGGCGCGGGCTGGCGAACGTGTTCGGCGGCGAGATCAAGAGCATCCGCGACCAGGGCATGGTCGAACTGGGCTCGGGTGACGTGCTCGGCATCCCGTACGTGGTGCTGATCGCGGCCGTGGTCGCCGGGCTGGCCTACTTCCTGGTGCGGCGGTCCACCTACGGGCGCCAGCTGGTGGCGATCGGCGGCAACAAGCGGGCCGCGGAACTCGCCGGGCTGCCGGTGAAGCGGGTGCTGATCACCACCTACGTGCTGTGCGGGCTGCTCGCCGCGCTGGCCGGGGTGCTGATGGCGGCGCGGTCGCAGGCCAGCGACCCGACCAAGCTCGGCCTGCTGGTGGAGCTGTCCGCGATCACCGCGGTGGTGATCGGCGGCACGCCGCTGTCCGGCGGGCAGGTGCGCATCGCGGGCACGATCGCCGGTGCGCTGCTGATGCAGCTGATCACCGCGACGCTGATCTTCCACGACATCCCCGACTCCACCGCGCAGGTGGTGCAGGCGGTGATCGTGGTCGCCGCGGTCTACGTGCAGCTCGGCCGGAAGACGGCGCGGAAGAAGAAGGTGACGACGTGA
- a CDS encoding aldo/keto reductase, protein MPLTLDTYRLLGRSGLRVSPLALGTATFGTEWGWGAEQDEARKLFDTYVERGGNFIDTANTYTNGSSERLLGEFTRDHRESLVLATKYTTQRRPGDPNSGGAHRKSLFTSVEASLRQLNTDYLDLLYLHVWDFTTPVEEILRGMDDLVRQGKVLYVAMSNAPAWQISRMQAIADLRGWSPLVALQIEYNLIERTGERDLIPMARALGLGVVPYSPLAGGVLTGKYTRGDLTAAAAGDGTRKNFNFTLGTVTERNLAIADVVREVATEMGRTPAQVGLAWTLRNPGVTAPIIGARTTAQLEDNLGALDVDFTASQLARLDDASAIGLGFPHEMLASEHIRQVTKGDLTIG, encoded by the coding sequence ATGCCGCTCACCCTCGACACCTACCGGCTGCTGGGCCGGTCCGGGCTGCGGGTCTCCCCGCTGGCACTGGGCACGGCGACCTTCGGCACCGAATGGGGCTGGGGCGCCGAGCAGGACGAGGCACGCAAGCTGTTCGACACCTACGTCGAGCGCGGTGGCAACTTCATCGACACCGCCAACACCTACACCAACGGCAGTTCCGAGCGCCTGCTCGGCGAATTCACCCGCGACCACCGCGAAAGCCTGGTGCTGGCGACCAAGTACACCACCCAGCGACGACCCGGCGACCCGAATTCCGGTGGTGCACACCGGAAAAGCCTGTTCACGTCGGTGGAAGCCAGCCTGCGTCAGCTGAACACGGACTACCTCGACCTGCTTTACCTGCACGTCTGGGACTTCACGACGCCGGTCGAGGAAATCCTGCGTGGCATGGACGATCTGGTCCGCCAGGGCAAGGTGCTGTACGTGGCCATGTCCAACGCCCCGGCCTGGCAGATCTCGCGCATGCAGGCGATCGCCGACCTGCGCGGCTGGTCACCGCTGGTGGCGCTGCAGATCGAATACAACCTGATCGAGCGAACCGGCGAACGCGACCTGATCCCGATGGCGCGTGCACTGGGGCTGGGCGTGGTCCCGTATTCACCGCTGGCGGGCGGCGTGCTCACCGGCAAGTACACCCGCGGCGACCTGACCGCGGCCGCGGCGGGCGACGGCACCCGGAAGAACTTCAACTTCACCCTCGGCACGGTCACCGAACGCAACCTCGCCATCGCCGACGTGGTGCGGGAGGTCGCCACGGAGATGGGCCGCACGCCCGCGCAGGTCGGGCTGGCCTGGACCCTGCGGAACCCCGGCGTGACGGCCCCGATCATCGGTGCGCGCACCACCGCGCAGCTGGAGGACAACCTCGGTGCGCTGGACGTCGACTTCACCGCGTCCCAACTGGCCCGGCTCGACGACGCCAGCGCCATCGGACTCGGCTTCCCCCACGAGATGCTCGCCAGTGAGCACATTCGCCAGGTGACCAAGGGCGACCTGACGATCGGCTGA
- a CDS encoding YciI family protein produces MKYMILSYGSQQDYDAMAGKGGYRPEDFAGMHEFMTKFNAELEASGELVETRGLNAPVHTRRVHGRQDGVPVWTDGPYAETQEVLAGYWIVECESLDRATEIAARLSECPAPAALAEGAYADVRPLMESVDDIGF; encoded by the coding sequence ATGAAGTACATGATCCTCAGCTACGGCTCGCAGCAGGACTACGACGCCATGGCGGGCAAGGGTGGTTACCGGCCGGAGGACTTCGCCGGGATGCACGAGTTCATGACGAAGTTCAACGCAGAGCTGGAGGCGTCGGGTGAGCTGGTGGAGACGCGCGGGCTGAACGCGCCCGTGCACACCCGGCGCGTCCACGGCCGCCAGGACGGCGTTCCCGTGTGGACGGACGGCCCGTACGCCGAAACGCAGGAAGTGCTGGCCGGCTACTGGATCGTCGAATGCGAGAGCCTCGACCGGGCCACCGAGATCGCCGCGCGGCTGTCGGAGTGCCCGGCGCCGGCCGCGCTCGCCGAGGGCGCCTACGCGGACGTCCGGCCGCTGATGGAGTCCGTGGACGACATCGGTTTCTGA
- a CDS encoding RNA polymerase subunit sigma-70: MTDFERATAALRGELLAHSYRMLGSWHEAEDAVQETYLRGWRAWESFEERSSVRTWLHRIATNVCLNALRDRGRRALPSGISAPTTIDGPAEVLPPHTWLEPFPGDRADLRLALIAAMQTLPPAQRAVLLLREVLAFPAAEVAEMMGMSVAAVKSSLQRARARLADVDVEPDDVVEPSSPQARRLLDAYVTAFETANVGVLTTALCADATLELLPNRAWFAGMAECSRVFAGAVGQPGDWRMDRLVVNGQPAVAVHLHGQPFGVAVLDVRRDGIAGVTVFGDAALVARLGAH; this comes from the coding sequence ATGACGGACTTCGAGCGGGCGACGGCCGCGCTGCGCGGTGAACTGCTGGCGCACAGCTACCGGATGCTCGGGTCGTGGCACGAGGCCGAGGACGCGGTCCAGGAAACCTACCTGCGCGGCTGGCGTGCCTGGGAGAGCTTCGAAGAACGGTCTTCGGTGCGAACGTGGCTGCACCGCATCGCCACCAACGTCTGCCTCAACGCCCTGCGTGATCGTGGCCGCCGAGCCCTGCCGTCGGGGATCAGCGCACCCACCACCATCGACGGGCCAGCGGAGGTGCTGCCGCCGCACACGTGGCTCGAGCCGTTCCCCGGCGACCGCGCCGACCTGCGGCTGGCGTTGATCGCCGCGATGCAGACGCTGCCACCCGCCCAGCGGGCGGTGTTGCTGCTGCGCGAGGTGCTGGCGTTCCCGGCCGCCGAAGTCGCCGAGATGATGGGCATGTCCGTCGCCGCGGTGAAAAGCAGCCTGCAGCGCGCCCGTGCTCGGCTCGCGGACGTCGATGTCGAGCCCGACGACGTGGTCGAGCCCAGTTCCCCGCAGGCGCGGCGGCTGCTCGACGCGTACGTGACCGCGTTTGAGACGGCGAACGTCGGTGTCCTGACGACCGCATTGTGTGCGGACGCGACGTTGGAACTGCTGCCGAATCGAGCGTGGTTTGCCGGAATGGCCGAATGTTCCCGGGTTTTTGCCGGAGCGGTGGGGCAACCCGGCGACTGGCGGATGGACCGGCTGGTGGTCAACGGCCAGCCGGCGGTTGCCGTCCACCTGCACGGGCAACCATTCGGCGTCGCGGTGCTCGACGTCCGCCGCGACGGCATCGCCGGGGTGACCGTGTTCGGTGACGCCGCGTTAGTGGCTCGGCTGGGTGCTCACTAA
- a CDS encoding LysE family translocator, producing MSIEFFLTALVIVATPGTGALYTVAAGLSRGFRASAVAALAGTLGTLPHLLAAITGLAALLHTSAVAFEALKYLGVAYLLYLAWATLRDKSTFEPRRAPASAMKVIGEGVLINLLNPKLTIFFFAFLPQFVQPGEPVWRMVELSAVFTGLTLVVFLGYGAFAAALRDHVITRPKVLAWTRRTFSAAFAGLAVKLAVTEA from the coding sequence GTGAGTATCGAGTTCTTCCTGACCGCGCTGGTCATCGTGGCCACGCCGGGCACCGGGGCGTTGTACACCGTCGCCGCCGGGCTGAGCCGCGGGTTCCGCGCGAGCGCGGTGGCGGCACTGGCCGGCACCCTCGGCACCCTGCCCCACCTGCTCGCGGCGATCACCGGGCTGGCCGCGCTGCTGCACACCAGCGCCGTCGCCTTCGAGGCGCTGAAGTACCTGGGCGTCGCCTACCTGTTGTACCTGGCGTGGGCCACGCTCCGCGACAAGAGCACCTTCGAACCGCGCCGGGCACCCGCCTCCGCGATGAAGGTGATCGGCGAAGGCGTGCTGATCAACCTCCTCAACCCCAAGCTGACCATCTTCTTCTTCGCGTTCCTGCCGCAGTTCGTCCAGCCCGGCGAGCCGGTGTGGCGGATGGTGGAGCTGAGCGCCGTGTTCACCGGCCTCACGCTGGTCGTTTTCCTCGGCTACGGCGCCTTCGCCGCGGCCCTGCGCGACCACGTCATCACCCGCCCGAAGGTGCTCGCCTGGACCCGGCGCACCTTCTCCGCCGCGTTCGCCGGGCTGGCCGTCAAGCTGGCGGTGACCGAAGCATGA
- a CDS encoding alpha/beta hydrolase, which produces MAKEPNRALWEARARGAQEPLWETLATGPDGVETEAVTEPAGLWLRPPGAPAGPVILAIHGGGFVGGSAATHRRMFGHLARASGVHAFAVDYGLVPEHVFPSQLDTVMAAYRWLLDSGAGPIAVAGDSCGATLAVGLAVRLRQEGLPGPASLLLLSAWSDLEAEGASYDTGSDPFFTRELVRGLAAGYLAGADPRDPLAAPVHADLRGLPPVYLQVGAEESLLDDSRRLAGRMRNAGVEVRLDEYPDQVHTFQMAAGRTKAAGEAVEEAGSWLRSTLG; this is translated from the coding sequence ATGGCGAAGGAACCCAATCGTGCGCTTTGGGAAGCGCGGGCCCGCGGGGCGCAGGAACCGCTGTGGGAAACGCTGGCCACCGGACCGGACGGCGTCGAGACCGAGGCGGTGACCGAGCCCGCCGGGTTGTGGCTGCGTCCGCCGGGGGCCCCGGCCGGGCCGGTGATCCTGGCCATCCACGGCGGCGGTTTTGTCGGCGGATCGGCGGCCACCCACCGGCGGATGTTCGGCCACCTGGCACGGGCGTCCGGGGTGCACGCGTTCGCCGTCGACTACGGGCTCGTGCCGGAGCACGTGTTCCCCAGCCAGCTCGACACCGTCATGGCGGCGTATCGGTGGTTGCTGGACAGCGGTGCCGGTCCGATCGCGGTGGCCGGTGATTCCTGCGGTGCAACACTGGCGGTCGGCCTCGCGGTACGACTCCGGCAGGAAGGTTTGCCGGGACCAGCCTCCTTGTTGCTGTTGTCGGCGTGGTCCGATCTCGAAGCCGAAGGCGCCTCCTACGACACGGGCAGCGATCCGTTCTTCACCAGGGAGCTGGTCCGCGGGCTGGCGGCCGGTTACCTGGCCGGGGCGGACCCGCGTGACCCGCTGGCGGCGCCGGTGCACGCCGATCTGCGAGGCCTGCCGCCGGTGTACCTCCAGGTCGGCGCCGAGGAATCCTTGCTGGACGACAGCAGGCGGCTGGCCGGGAGGATGCGGAACGCCGGTGTCGAGGTGCGGCTCGACGAGTACCCGGACCAGGTCCACACGTTCCAGATGGCGGCCGGGCGCACCAAGGCGGCAGGCGAAGCGGTCGAGGAGGCGGGATCGTGGCTGCGGTCGACACTGGGGTGA
- a CDS encoding helix-turn-helix transcriptional regulator gives MTTTGVDPAQELAVFLRARRERLDPGDFGLPSRRQARRTPGLRREEVAELAGVSTDYIVRLEQARGLRPSAAVVESLARALRLAPAERAYLFDLAQQRPRTADKPATTPAPQLAELVAELSPLPAMLLNHRYDILAWNTEMTRLLVDFEALPPSQRNAMWLCLRHPKIREYYVDRERVVREGIAHLRAAWAVHPDDRALSGLIADFLAHDEEFARLWAERDVQVNARGRKVLRRPDAGEIALNFEVLMPLEDPDQRLLLYRAADEQSRATLNRLVSTQPSH, from the coding sequence ATGACAACCACCGGCGTGGACCCCGCTCAGGAGCTGGCCGTGTTCCTCCGTGCCCGGCGGGAACGCCTGGATCCAGGGGATTTCGGCCTGCCGTCGCGCCGGCAGGCCAGGCGGACCCCGGGTCTGCGCCGTGAGGAGGTCGCCGAACTGGCCGGGGTGAGCACCGACTACATCGTGCGGCTGGAACAGGCACGCGGCCTGCGGCCGTCGGCGGCGGTGGTGGAGTCGCTGGCCAGGGCGCTGCGACTGGCCCCGGCCGAACGCGCCTACCTGTTCGACCTGGCCCAGCAGCGGCCCCGCACCGCCGACAAGCCCGCGACCACCCCTGCACCGCAGCTGGCCGAGCTGGTCGCCGAGTTGTCGCCGCTGCCCGCCATGCTGCTGAACCACCGGTACGACATCCTGGCGTGGAACACCGAAATGACAAGGCTGCTGGTGGATTTCGAGGCGTTGCCGCCGTCCCAGCGCAACGCGATGTGGTTGTGCCTGCGGCACCCGAAGATCCGTGAGTACTACGTGGACCGCGAACGCGTTGTGCGGGAGGGAATCGCCCACCTGCGCGCGGCCTGGGCAGTGCACCCGGACGACCGGGCCCTGTCCGGCCTGATCGCCGATTTCCTTGCCCACGACGAGGAATTCGCGCGCCTGTGGGCGGAACGCGATGTCCAGGTCAACGCCCGAGGCCGCAAAGTGCTGCGGCGCCCAGATGCCGGTGAAATCGCCCTGAACTTCGAAGTGCTCATGCCCCTCGAAGACCCGGACCAGCGCCTGCTGCTCTACCGCGCCGCGGACGAACAAAGCCGCGCCACCCTGAATCGTTTAGTGAGCACCCAGCCGAGCCACTAA
- a CDS encoding RNA polymerase sigma factor produces MPGTEVDGLLRTLAPQVLGAVVRRFGHFDTAEDAVQEALLAAATQWPEGGVPDNPRGWLITVASRRLTDLLRSEYARRRREDTVARQVLPEEWLAPAADRAAKPADDTLVLLFLCCHPSLSPASQIALTLRAVGGLTTAEIARAFLVPEATMTRRISRAKQRIKDSGVPFGLPADPARLAAVLHVLYLIFNEGYASTAGPDLQRTELTAEAIRLTRMVRELLPEDSEVAGLLALMLLTDARRAARTGPDGALVPMSEQDRSRWDQRAITEGVELITAALPRGPVGEYQLQAAIAAVHDEAPSAEETDWPQIVALYEALMRLSDNPVVALNHCVAVAMARGPRAGLELLTEVDGRLPGDHRVPAVRAHLLELAGDRAGARESYAAAAARATSLPQQRYLHGRAARLVDG; encoded by the coding sequence ATGCCCGGTACCGAGGTGGACGGCCTGCTGCGGACTCTCGCGCCGCAGGTCCTCGGTGCGGTGGTCCGGCGGTTCGGGCACTTCGACACCGCGGAGGACGCGGTGCAGGAGGCGCTGCTGGCCGCCGCCACGCAGTGGCCGGAGGGCGGCGTACCGGACAACCCGCGCGGCTGGCTGATCACCGTCGCCTCCCGGCGGCTGACCGATCTGCTGCGCAGCGAGTACGCCCGCCGCCGTCGCGAGGACACCGTGGCACGGCAGGTGCTGCCCGAGGAATGGCTGGCACCCGCCGCGGACCGGGCCGCGAAGCCCGCGGACGACACGCTGGTGCTGCTGTTCCTGTGCTGCCACCCGTCGCTGTCCCCGGCGTCGCAGATCGCGCTCACCCTGCGCGCGGTCGGCGGGCTGACCACGGCCGAGATCGCCAGGGCCTTCCTGGTGCCGGAAGCGACGATGACCCGGCGCATCAGCCGCGCCAAGCAGCGGATCAAGGACAGCGGTGTGCCGTTCGGCTTGCCCGCGGACCCCGCGCGGCTGGCGGCCGTGCTGCACGTGCTGTACCTGATCTTCAACGAGGGGTACGCCAGCACCGCGGGCCCGGACCTGCAGCGGACCGAGCTGACCGCCGAGGCGATCCGGCTGACGCGGATGGTGCGGGAGCTGCTGCCCGAGGACAGCGAGGTGGCCGGGCTGCTCGCGCTGATGCTGCTCACCGACGCCCGGCGCGCCGCGCGCACCGGCCCCGACGGCGCGCTGGTGCCGATGTCCGAACAGGACCGGAGCCGGTGGGACCAGCGCGCCATCACCGAGGGCGTCGAGCTGATCACCGCCGCGCTGCCCCGCGGCCCGGTCGGCGAATACCAGCTCCAGGCGGCGATCGCCGCCGTGCACGACGAAGCGCCGAGCGCGGAGGAGACCGACTGGCCGCAGATCGTCGCGCTGTACGAGGCTCTGATGCGGTTGTCCGACAACCCGGTGGTGGCGTTGAACCACTGCGTCGCGGTTGCCATGGCACGGGGCCCGCGTGCCGGACTGGAATTGCTGACCGAAGTGGACGGTCGGTTGCCGGGTGACCACCGGGTGCCTGCCGTGCGGGCCCACCTACTGGAACTGGCAGGAGACCGGGCCGGCGCCCGCGAGTCCTATGCGGCCGCGGCAGCCCGCGCGACGAGCCTGCCGCAACAGCGTTACCTTCATGGCAGAGCCGCACGGCTCGTGGATGGTTAA
- a CDS encoding B3/4 domain-containing protein, whose protein sequence is MSTFRHADALWADFPQLVPGVLHVESFDGTYDLTKYLEIAEQRLDGTTETQLPEIQAWRRAYTQLGLKPTQYRCASEALLRRFRKDKVLPRIHPVIDLCNAVSLAYAIPVAVLDLAHIAGDLEVRYATGREEYLTFGGEVEHPQPGEVVFADEAGQAHARRWTNRQSGRSAVREGTQTVLIVAEALHETAAEDVSSLVSALGQELGQPRSAILSRTGPEFAY, encoded by the coding sequence ATGAGCACGTTCCGCCACGCCGACGCGCTCTGGGCCGACTTCCCGCAGCTCGTGCCCGGTGTGCTGCACGTCGAAAGCTTCGACGGCACCTACGACCTCACCAAGTACCTGGAGATCGCCGAGCAGCGGCTCGACGGCACCACCGAAACCCAGCTCCCCGAGATCCAGGCCTGGCGCCGCGCCTACACGCAACTCGGCCTCAAGCCGACGCAGTACCGCTGCGCTTCGGAGGCCCTGTTGCGCCGGTTCCGCAAGGACAAGGTGTTGCCGCGCATCCACCCGGTGATCGACCTGTGCAACGCGGTTTCCCTCGCCTACGCCATTCCGGTGGCCGTGCTCGACCTGGCGCACATCGCCGGTGACCTCGAAGTGCGGTACGCCACCGGACGGGAGGAGTACCTGACCTTCGGCGGCGAGGTCGAGCACCCGCAGCCGGGTGAGGTGGTCTTCGCGGACGAGGCCGGGCAGGCGCACGCCCGCCGCTGGACGAACCGCCAGAGCGGGCGGTCGGCGGTCCGGGAGGGCACCCAGACCGTGCTGATCGTTGCCGAGGCCCTGCATGAGACCGCCGCGGAGGACGTGTCTTCGCTGGTCAGCGCCCTGGGGCAGGAGCTGGGGCAACCCAGGTCGGCGATCCTCAGCCGAACCGGCCCGGAATTCGCGTACTGA
- a CDS encoding ABC transporter permease: protein MTTTPTATRARVARSVQRQGALVILVVAVVASTFAFDSFGTTGNLTNIALQASFLAVVALGMTFVIMTGGIDLSVGSVFALGGVLAAWGAQYGTWVAILLPLLVCGAIGLVQGLIIARGGLPPFIVTLAGLLFARGVLLLISDEGATTYKVPPDSAFRELAQGSLLGIGYPIWIVVVAFGAGALVLHRTTYGSTVLAIGGQEDAADLMGLPVARAKVVTYLASGLLAGFGGLLIASYTSSGVTVLGVGMELEVISAVVLGGTLLTGGAGTILGTLVGVLLLQVIKNVINQVGSLNSNWQAVVSGTILLIVVTLQRWLSRQVK from the coding sequence GTGACAACCACGCCAACGGCCACCCGCGCCAGGGTGGCGCGTTCGGTGCAGCGGCAGGGCGCGCTGGTGATCCTGGTGGTCGCGGTGGTCGCGTCCACCTTCGCCTTCGATTCCTTCGGCACCACCGGCAACCTGACCAACATCGCGTTGCAGGCCTCGTTCCTCGCGGTGGTCGCGCTCGGCATGACCTTCGTGATCATGACCGGCGGCATCGACCTGTCGGTGGGCTCGGTGTTCGCGCTCGGCGGGGTGCTGGCCGCGTGGGGTGCGCAGTACGGCACCTGGGTGGCGATCCTGCTGCCGCTGCTGGTGTGCGGGGCGATCGGGCTGGTGCAGGGGCTGATCATCGCGCGCGGCGGGCTGCCGCCGTTCATCGTGACGCTGGCCGGCCTGCTGTTCGCCCGCGGGGTGCTGCTGCTGATCAGCGACGAAGGCGCGACCACGTACAAGGTGCCGCCGGATTCGGCGTTCCGCGAGCTGGCGCAGGGCAGCCTGCTGGGCATCGGCTACCCGATCTGGATCGTGGTGGTCGCCTTCGGCGCCGGGGCGCTGGTGCTGCACCGGACCACCTACGGCTCGACCGTGCTGGCGATCGGCGGGCAGGAGGACGCCGCCGACCTGATGGGCCTGCCGGTGGCGCGGGCGAAGGTGGTCACCTATCTGGCGTCCGGGCTGCTGGCCGGGTTCGGCGGGCTGCTGATCGCGTCGTACACCTCGTCCGGGGTGACCGTGCTCGGCGTCGGCATGGAGCTGGAGGTGATCTCGGCGGTGGTGCTCGGCGGCACGCTGCTCACCGGCGGTGCCGGCACCATTCTCGGCACGCTGGTCGGGGTGCTGCTGCTCCAGGTGATCAAGAACGTGATCAACCAGGTCGGCTCGCTGAACTCGAACTGGCAGGCGGTGGTCAGCGGCACGATCCTGCTGATCGTGGTCACCCTGCAGCGGTGGCTGTCCCGCCAGGTGAAGTAG